DNA from Maridesulfovibrio ferrireducens:
TAAATAGGCCTTTGTTTGAAAGAGGATTGGAACCATAACATTACGATGTCGAAGAGAACATCTATTGAGCGTCCGATGCCGTAATGGCTTTTTCCGGCAAAACGGGGAGGTGCTGAAATTGGTACTTCGGATACAGACCCACCCATTGAGTAAACGAGGGCGGGAATAAGTCTGTGCTGTCCCTCACGCAGGGTCATGGAGCGTGCAAGCTTACCTTTAAGGCAGGAAAGACCGCCCATGTCCTGAACCTGACAGCCGCTGGTGGTCCGCATGAGATAGTTGGCAATTTTGCTGGGCAGTTTACGTTTGATCATGGACTCACCGCGATTGGTGCGGCAACCGGAAACAAGGTCGTATCCTTTGCGTATCTCGTGGATAAGAGAAGGGATTTCTTCAGGTTTATGCTGAAGATCACCGTCCATTATTACAACGTATTGACCTCTGCTTTCCTGAATACCGGCGTAGATTGCGGTACATTGTCCTCTGTTACGGGCAAGCATGATTCCTTTGAGATTGGGATCATTTAAGGACAATTCACGAATGATATCTTCGGTGCAGTCGGTGGACCCGTCGTTGATCAGTAAAATTTCATATGTAGTATTCATGCCTTTCAGGGCTGCGGATATTCTGCTGTGGAATTCTCTTACGCAGCCTTCTTCATTGTGCATGGGGGTTACAATACTGATTTCAATTTCTTGTTTTACATTATCCTGCATTATTTAAGTACTCCGGTTCGGGGATCAAGTTGACCGTAATTTACGGGCGTTGCTCCGATTTTTTCAAATATTTTGAGCCATCCCTTTTGAGATAGCGAGTTAAATTCTTCTTTCCATTGAGCTTCTACGCGCATGGGGCCGAAGTCAGAAGGTAGAGGCCCGTCTCCGGCTTCGGGGTTACCCGGATGGCATACAATTTCAACAACATTTGGTTTATATGTATCAATATACTTTTCAAAAAGTATCGGGTCCAATTTATCCTTCTGGTCAGCAATACCCCAGACACCGTAAGCTGTGCGCGGAGTTTCAAAGGATTGGCTTCCGAGAAGGCAAGTTTGCAGAAAGCGTGTTCTCAGCATTCCCTTATCTAAGCGGCTGATAGGTGTTTTTTCTAATGGATTGCGAATCCAGCCCACATTGTATTTCCGGGCGAGTTTTCCGGCAAGTCCGAACAGGCCGGGCCATGCGTGGATATGTTTTTCACTGTCAAAGTGGGTAAGCCGCACATTATGATCCAGAAGGTATTCGATTTGAGCCGACCATTCAGCTTCAACTTCTGCAAGTTTAATTTGGCCGGTCAGGTATCGTAGGAGAAGAGATGTGTAGCTGCCGAACATAAGGCCGTCGTCATCAACAAGAGACGGTATATGATCGGGGTTGGAAATGGGTTTACCGCGTAATAAATTTAGATGCGCACCCAGTCCAAGCGAAGGATGGGTATCTTGAAGTAGTACGGATTCAGAAAGATCCGGCCCGTTGGCAAGCAGAGTTGAAGACGTCACGACTCCAGCTCGGGCTAACTGATCCACTGCTCTGCGTACTGCGGGATGCAATCCCAGATCGTCCACATTGATTACAACAAACATTATACCTCCGGTTTCAGAAGGCGGTAGTCTAAATCTATGTGAGACGAAGGTAAAGCTTTGCGTAACAAAAGGGGCGATTAGTTGTTATAAAAGTTATATGCTTCTTTCAAAGGAGCAATAATAATCAGTTGGTGTAAATGTCGGTAAGAAAATTAAAAGCAGTCAGCTCTGAGGTTACATCTTACAAGGTGAACAGCAATCTCGCCTATTGTCGGCTTGTAGGTTCCTGCTCGAATCTTTTCTTTGAGTTTTTGGACCATTCTTTTGCGTTCAAGCAGATCTTCTTGGGATATAGCTGAGTCGTCTTTTTTAGCCGTAAGTTCGTATGAAATAGGTATGTTTTTTTTGTTTTTTCCATCGAAAGGCATGTCCACTCCGTAGGGCTTCATAATTATTAATAGGTCTAAATAACTGCTTTTTACATGTCCATTTTATTAAATTTTAGGATGTTGTTATAGTACTCTTAACGCTTGGTACTCACTCTATCGGACGATCCATAGAGTTATTTACCCACAAAATAGAATTATCTTAATAAATATATTAAACAATATATCTACTTGAAAATATTTATCTTTTTAGTAAGTAGTTATAAAGAGGACAGGGGGTGAGCGAAGTTGCCGTGAAACTTGATTTAATCTAATGTGGCGTCCGCAAAACAGATTTTGAAAGATAATAATTGTTATAAGGCGGTATACTGCCCCTTGTAGTCAGAGTGGAGCTTCGAGTAATGAAAATAGCGTACGTTATAGGTGGACTTCCTTTCGGAGGAGTTGAAAACTGGCTTCTTGATTTGACCCTTAGATTGAAAAACAGGGCAGATGTTGAAGCTGTTGTGATCAACGTTTCCGGAACAGGGATTAAGGCTCCTGAATATAAGGAGAAGGGAATCAGGGTCATTGATGTCTGCGATTCCAAAAAAGGGTTGAAAACATTTAAAGTAAGCACGGCCTTCAAGCTTAGAAAAATTTTAAAAGTTGAAAACCCGGATGTTATTCATACTCTTCATTTTTCAGGGGACTACTTTGGCAGACTGGCCGCTATCGGGTTAGGTGTTCCGGTTATTACGCACATTAGAAATATTCATCGTCAAAAGAAATCGTTTCGCCGTTTTGCAAATAAATTTCTTTGCCGCTTTACTGATGCGTTTTTATCGGTTTCAGGTCAGGTGGAAAAAGAGTGTGTAAGCCTTGATCACAATGTTTGCGGCAAGCCTTCATTAGTTTTTTATAATTCTGCTGATCCTGAAAAATTACAGGTTGATGGTATTGATTTAAAAAAAGAGTATGGCGCAAAAGATATAATAATTTCAGGTGTGGGACGATTTGTTCCTCAGAAAAATTTTGATTTGCTAATAAAAGCTTTTGCAATTGTAGCTAAAGAAAGCCCTGACACCTCTTTGGTTCTACTCGGTGACGGCCCGGAAAAAGATAAACTTGAAAGAATGGTAGAATCTTTGAGCCTCAAGGATTCAGTTATTTTCCCCGGATACCGCAGTGATGTGCCGAGGTTTATGCGTTCAACTGACATTTTGGTCATGCCGTCTGATTATGAGGGATTGCCGATTACCCATATTGAAGCTCTTTTTTGCGGTGTTCCGGCGGTGATATCAAGATTTGTCCCTTCAATTGAGATAGCGTCCGAAGCGTCACTAGTGTGTCGCAGAGAACCTGATCATATTGCAGAGTTGATACTGTCCCTGATTAACGACAAAGATCTTTATGATAAGCTTTCGGCCAAAGCTGTAGAGATATCGCCTGCTTATTCAATGACATGTTATCTGGAAAGGTTGCTTAAATTTTATAAGGCTCTCATCAAAAACGGGAAGAATGATCATGCTGATTTCAGCGAATTTGATCAGGCTCCTTCCAAATAATAGCCGTGTTCGGTGTAGAAAAATTGTAATATGTGAGACTGGTGAATAGTAATGTGCGGAATTCTCGGAGCAATTAACTCGTCGGTTAAATTTGATCTTTCATCTCTCCATCATCGAGGCCCGGACGGGCAGGGTGTATGGGAAGATGGTGATTGTTGCCGTCTAGGACATACCCGGCTTTCAATTATTGATCTTGATCAGCGAGCTTCTCAGCCAATGGTCAGTCGCAGCTCCCGTTTTGTGATTGTGTTTAATGGTGAAATCTACAATTACAAGGAAATTAAGAAAGAATTTCTTCCGGATTTTGATTTTCGCACAACCTCGGATACCGAAGTGCTTCTGGAACTATGGGAGCTTATGGGGCCTGATTGTATAAGGCATTTTAGAGGTATGTTTGCCTTTGCAATTTGGGACAGACGAGAAAAAGAGCTATTTTTAGTTCGTGACAGGCTGGGTAAAAAGCCGCTTGTGTTCAGTTGCGGTAACGGCTCTTTAAGTTTTGCTTCCGAGCTGGATGCGCTGGTTGGTTTACTACCTCAAAAGCCTGAGATTGATCCTCGGGCTATGGATTTATTTCTGGCTTACCAGTTCATACCGCACCCTTTTACTATTTATAAAAATTGTGAAAAGTTGCCGCCTGCCCATTTTGCTAAATATAAAGACGGTCAACTGACAATTCAGCGATATTGGTCCATAAAATTTGATCCTGATTACAGCATCACTGAAGATGAAGCTTTTGAAAGTTTAGAAGAGCAGGTTCGCGAGTCTGTGAAGCTCCGAATGCGTTCTGACGTTGAAGTTGGAGTACTGCTCAGCGGCGGTGTGGACTCAAGCTTAGTTGCGGCTGTGGCGGCAAAAGAATCTGGTAAGCGTCTTAAGACTTTTTCCGTTGGATTCGATTACGGTAAGAGCGAACTTGAGCATGCCGCAAAGGCCGCGCAGGCCTGTAATTCAATTCACAAACCGGCTTCGCTTGATGAAAAAACAGCCGGATCGTTATTTGCCGATATGGTAAACGCTTACGGTGAACCATACGGTGATAATTCAGCTCTGCCGAGTCTCTTTGTATGCGCTCATGCCGCTTCTGAAGTTAAGGTTGCGCTTAACGGTGACGGCGGTGACGAACTGATGGGTGGCTATGGCAAATACAGCCCTAAAGCTATGCGACAACTTATGACTCCGTTCGCTTCATTCGGATATAAGGTCGGGTGCGATTTAGATACGACTGCAAACAGGCTTTTTAATTCTCCCGGCATTCTTAAGTTTGCGGATAGATTGGGTTCAAGCTTGTCTCCGTATATCAAAGTGGTAAGATTCAACCATTTCTTTTCTTCGCAGTATCGCAAGGCTCTTTACAGACCGGAAGTTTTTAAAGAGGTGCTTGATATAAGGTCTGAGTACGAGAAAAAACTCATTTCGGAACTTCCGCTGACAGGTCCGTTGATGTGTAGGTTGCAGAGTATTGATTACCGCCATTATTTTGTGGGCGATTTGATGGCTAAAATGGATATTGCCGGGATGCGCAATTCTCTTGAAACCCGCTCTCCTTTAATGGACCACAAGCTATTTGAATTTGCTGCAACTTTGCCTCCTGAATTCAAGATAAAAAATGGCGAAACAAAGTATCTGCTCAAGAAACTGGCGGCTAAATACCTTCCGCGTGAAATTATTTATCGACCTAAAACAGGTTTTTCAGTCCCTGTAAGTAATTGGGCGGAGACTGTTTTCAAGCAGAAAGTCTCTGCGGCAACAGCTAACCCCAATCACCCTTTGTGGAATTACTTGAACAGAGATTTCGTAAAGAAAATGGCGGAAGGATCACCTGAGCAGATTAGAAAAAATGGGCACAGAATTTGGCTGTTGTCGGTTCTTTGCGCTTGGACTGAGGTAAAAAGATGAATCCCGATGCAATTGGATATATGGTCGCAGGGGCCGCGCTTGGGCTTGGTGCGGGATTAACTCCCGGCCCCTTGCTTACCCTCGTTTTGACCCAGACATTCTCTCACGGTCCTAAAGAGGGGGCAAAAGTAGCTTTTACACCGCTTCTTACTGATGGCCCTATTTTGTGCATGTCTTTGTTGGCTATGTCGTGGATAAAAACGCACCCTTCGGTGATGGGCATCATTTCCATAGCCGGAGCAATTGTTGTGGCTCTTTTCGGCTATGACTGTTTTAAGACTCGTGCCATTATTCTACCTGAAATGAATATTAAACCCGGTTCATTCAAGAAAGGGCTTCTTACTAATTACATGAATCCTCATGTTTATATTTTCTGGGCAACGGTAGGCGCTCCGTCAACTCTTTTAGCCTCAGATTCCGGAATGCTCGCTCCGGTTTTATTTTTATCAGGGTTCTTTGTATGTCTTATCGGGGCAAAAATTACGGTGGCATATCTTGCAGGACGTTTCAGAGAGTTGTTGTCCAGTCGTACTTACTTAATTATTATGCGGGTGCTTGGTTTGGCACTTTTCGCTTTTGCATTGTTCCTGTTGCGGGACGGATTAAGATTTTTGAATTTAATAAATTAGAAATTGTAGCAACAAAAAACGGTAGCAACCCTTATACAATAAAGGCTGCTACCGTTTTTTATATTTCTTAATTTACTATAGGATATCGACCAATTTTAGATCAAGGCCTGACTCTTCCATAGCTTTTCTGCTGCCGAGAACCACAACATCACCATGATCAGCAACCGATTGTGCTGCTTCTGCAAATAGACGGAAGTCGTTTTCACTGGAAGCTAGAACCTGTTCTCTCAATTCCTGTCTGAAGGCAGCGTCTTCTCCGCTCAAGTGACGAACCATTGAGGTGTAACCTTTGGCGTCGGGCAGCATGTAGCTGTCAATATCACCGATTCCGCCGAGGATCGTTTTTTCAAGCTCATCGTTGTTTATTTCAATTTTTCTAAGATAGTCGGCAACTCCGTCGTAAGTGTCGAGAGTTCGTTTTAAATTAGGGTCACGGTAGGAAACAAAGCTGAGACTTCCGGCTGTGCGGTCAAACATGGAGAAGGAGCCGTAAGCTCCGCCCTGCACGCGGACTTTATCCCATAGATATCCTGTACGTAAGTATCTGCTGACGACCTGAGCGGAACCTGAATATTGGTATCCGTAGTCATAAACATTAGCTCCCTTGGCAACGTAGTTGACCTGAGCAGGGATGCACAGCCCTTCCATTTTTTCAAATGAGAGAGGGTTGCGTTTCGTTGTGGAATTGCTTCCAGCCGGAAGGGCGGAAGAGAGGTCGCCGAGAGCGGAACTGATTGTGTTGTATGTTTTTCCATCGAGCGTAACGTTTGAAAGCAGGTTTGCCTGATTAAGTATGGTTGCGCGAATTTCTTCAAGGTCAGCAACGACTGAGGCGAAATCATTTTCCACACGTTCGGCAAGTTTTCTTAAGAATTGCAGATTGGAAACACCGTTCATCAGTTCGTTGATGAATCCTGCTTCGCTGAATCTGGCTTTCATACGGAGAGCTGCGATCATATGACCGGACGGAATAAGCTGCTGTTCCATGCGGGCTTTTGATTCAAGGACGATCTGACGAACCCGGTCGCGGTTATCAAGGTTAGCTTCGAGCAGGAGTTCGCTGATGATTTCAATCAGGTCGCCGGTTCTGTCTGCGGTTGCTTTACTGCGCAGAACAAAGCGGGAAAATGTATCGGTTGTGCCGTGTTTGGTCGCAACAATGGAAGATGGTGAAATTCCCCCTGTTTTGGCAGCCATGCGTCTGTTCATGGTTACAAAGTCAGTGGATTTGGTTCCTGTTTGCAGTAAAATGCGTCCGAAAACAGAGAGATAAGGAAGTAATCTGTCTGGCAGTCCTGAGAAATTAAAAGCTAAATCCAGATAAAGAATGCCGTTGGTGTCGAGATCGTGGAAAAGCAGTTCACCTTTTTTCTCGCAAACGATTTCAATACCTTCAAGAGGAAGATCCGCAACTTTAAGACGTGGAATGGTGTCCAGAGCTTCGGGAGAATCAGGGGCTTCCTGTTCTTTTTGTAATTCATCGGCTTTTTTTACGATGGCTTTGAATTCAGCGTCGCTCATGGCACTGCGGGCTTTTTCAAGCTTAACTTCTTCACGCTTTTCTCTTTCCGCTCCAACCTTTGTGTCGGGGGTCAGCAGGACAGTGGAGCGGTAATTGTTGTCGATAAACAACTTTTGGATGAGCGGTTCAAATACTTTTTCGCCGTCGGCTAATCTTTTCTTAAGATCAGCAATAGGTTTTTCATAACGGATGTGCTCCAGCGGATCTCCGTCATAAAGCCATGAAGTCATGGCTGTGGTCATTACCGACAGTCCGCGAGGGTAGGAACCTGTATTATTTTCGCGTAGATCAAA
Protein-coding regions in this window:
- a CDS encoding glycosyltransferase family 2 protein encodes the protein MQDNVKQEIEISIVTPMHNEEGCVREFHSRISAALKGMNTTYEILLINDGSTDCTEDIIRELSLNDPNLKGIMLARNRGQCTAIYAGIQESRGQYVVIMDGDLQHKPEEIPSLIHEIRKGYDLVSGCRTNRGESMIKRKLPSKIANYLMRTTSGCQVQDMGGLSCLKGKLARSMTLREGQHRLIPALVYSMGGSVSEVPISAPPRFAGKSHYGIGRSIDVLFDIVMLWFQSSFKQRPIYLFGRISLLMFMVASLIMVWLLYGKVFFGEHMGTRPPFMGAILLYLSSLGFMSTGFILESLANTYEAVMGTKTYQIRETISQGIAEKPKN
- a CDS encoding ChbG/HpnK family deacetylase yields the protein MFVVINVDDLGLHPAVRRAVDQLARAGVVTSSTLLANGPDLSESVLLQDTHPSLGLGAHLNLLRGKPISNPDHIPSLVDDDGLMFGSYTSLLLRYLTGQIKLAEVEAEWSAQIEYLLDHNVRLTHFDSEKHIHAWPGLFGLAGKLARKYNVGWIRNPLEKTPISRLDKGMLRTRFLQTCLLGSQSFETPRTAYGVWGIADQKDKLDPILFEKYIDTYKPNVVEIVCHPGNPEAGDGPLPSDFGPMRVEAQWKEEFNSLSQKGWLKIFEKIGATPVNYGQLDPRTGVLK
- a CDS encoding flagellar biosynthesis anti-sigma factor FlgM, yielding MPFDGKNKKNIPISYELTAKKDDSAISQEDLLERKRMVQKLKEKIRAGTYKPTIGEIAVHLVRCNLRADCF
- a CDS encoding glycosyltransferase, which encodes MKIAYVIGGLPFGGVENWLLDLTLRLKNRADVEAVVINVSGTGIKAPEYKEKGIRVIDVCDSKKGLKTFKVSTAFKLRKILKVENPDVIHTLHFSGDYFGRLAAIGLGVPVITHIRNIHRQKKSFRRFANKFLCRFTDAFLSVSGQVEKECVSLDHNVCGKPSLVFYNSADPEKLQVDGIDLKKEYGAKDIIISGVGRFVPQKNFDLLIKAFAIVAKESPDTSLVLLGDGPEKDKLERMVESLSLKDSVIFPGYRSDVPRFMRSTDILVMPSDYEGLPITHIEALFCGVPAVISRFVPSIEIASEASLVCRREPDHIAELILSLINDKDLYDKLSAKAVEISPAYSMTCYLERLLKFYKALIKNGKNDHADFSEFDQAPSK
- the asnB gene encoding asparagine synthase (glutamine-hydrolyzing), encoding MCGILGAINSSVKFDLSSLHHRGPDGQGVWEDGDCCRLGHTRLSIIDLDQRASQPMVSRSSRFVIVFNGEIYNYKEIKKEFLPDFDFRTTSDTEVLLELWELMGPDCIRHFRGMFAFAIWDRREKELFLVRDRLGKKPLVFSCGNGSLSFASELDALVGLLPQKPEIDPRAMDLFLAYQFIPHPFTIYKNCEKLPPAHFAKYKDGQLTIQRYWSIKFDPDYSITEDEAFESLEEQVRESVKLRMRSDVEVGVLLSGGVDSSLVAAVAAKESGKRLKTFSVGFDYGKSELEHAAKAAQACNSIHKPASLDEKTAGSLFADMVNAYGEPYGDNSALPSLFVCAHAASEVKVALNGDGGDELMGGYGKYSPKAMRQLMTPFASFGYKVGCDLDTTANRLFNSPGILKFADRLGSSLSPYIKVVRFNHFFSSQYRKALYRPEVFKEVLDIRSEYEKKLISELPLTGPLMCRLQSIDYRHYFVGDLMAKMDIAGMRNSLETRSPLMDHKLFEFAATLPPEFKIKNGETKYLLKKLAAKYLPREIIYRPKTGFSVPVSNWAETVFKQKVSAATANPNHPLWNYLNRDFVKKMAEGSPEQIRKNGHRIWLLSVLCAWTEVKR
- a CDS encoding LysE family translocator — its product is MNPDAIGYMVAGAALGLGAGLTPGPLLTLVLTQTFSHGPKEGAKVAFTPLLTDGPILCMSLLAMSWIKTHPSVMGIISIAGAIVVALFGYDCFKTRAIILPEMNIKPGSFKKGLLTNYMNPHVYIFWATVGAPSTLLASDSGMLAPVLFLSGFFVCLIGAKITVAYLAGRFRELLSSRTYLIIMRVLGLALFAFALFLLRDGLRFLNLIN
- a CDS encoding insulinase family protein — its product is MTKVYGFKEISRETLPELNGDAVIYEHEKTGGRVLSVINADENKTFGISFRTPPADSTGLPHILEHSVLCGSRKYPVKEPFVELLKSSLQTFLNAMTYPDKTVYPVASPNEQDFRNLVGVYLDAVFFPNLTPNTLMQEGWHYVPEEDGKLSYKGVVFNEMKGAYSSPDSLLYEHAQHSLFPDTTYGLDSGGNPEVIPDLTFEDFMNFHKKYYHPSNSYAFFYGDDDPEHRLKMLDEYFNQFDKIDPESEIGIQAPFTTPVVIEDKYDASDDGNQKAMFVVNFGLGHERNARIDLELEVLELVLIGLPSSPLRKALTDSELGEDIAGVGLENELRQLYFSTGLKGIETEDAPKVEELIFSTFKGLAANGINAEDLEAAINTIEFDLRENNTGSYPRGLSVMTTAMTSWLYDGDPLEHIRYEKPIADLKKRLADGEKVFEPLIQKLFIDNNYRSTVLLTPDTKVGAEREKREEVKLEKARSAMSDAEFKAIVKKADELQKEQEAPDSPEALDTIPRLKVADLPLEGIEIVCEKKGELLFHDLDTNGILYLDLAFNFSGLPDRLLPYLSVFGRILLQTGTKSTDFVTMNRRMAAKTGGISPSSIVATKHGTTDTFSRFVLRSKATADRTGDLIEIISELLLEANLDNRDRVRQIVLESKARMEQQLIPSGHMIAALRMKARFSEAGFINELMNGVSNLQFLRKLAERVENDFASVVADLEEIRATILNQANLLSNVTLDGKTYNTISSALGDLSSALPAGSNSTTKRNPLSFEKMEGLCIPAQVNYVAKGANVYDYGYQYSGSAQVVSRYLRTGYLWDKVRVQGGAYGSFSMFDRTAGSLSFVSYRDPNLKRTLDTYDGVADYLRKIEINNDELEKTILGGIGDIDSYMLPDAKGYTSMVRHLSGEDAAFRQELREQVLASSENDFRLFAEAAQSVADHGDVVVLGSRKAMEESGLDLKLVDIL